Proteins found in one Oryza glaberrima chromosome 4, OglaRS2, whole genome shotgun sequence genomic segment:
- the LOC127769701 gene encoding putative disease resistance protein RGA4, translated as MPIGAISTVGPAISPGIKIAEIAESFVARKYRRLRDYRKDVAQLVAEVGKIAVAVDTVEQQEPCMSDHRIVGQLSELMDAIHEAEDILDAVDYRDSIWARKHKVRQVIHSIIEQAKRIVGIDGALNRLDKSMNDLSRIQQSQRDLVQLSNFRSSQGGGDGGASASRPRSATGLLPDGKLYGYKEEYDRLVSALLYDPPRRPGGNGNGGGQVVAVVGDGGVGKTALAQHALRHVDVQARFDHVIWASVPHKYRNKDLLAEIWMSGPGATATAATHRCADQMSFGALQAEFVRLVSLSSQRYLLVLDDVCNDESDGDDHQRSRKEWEDVLAPFKQGERGNRILVTTRASICCATLNAGTRIQLNGIAADELLLLLKKSAFGDHDKKHAPHLDEVLTSLAEKLKDCPSAAAAVAARVRNKARRKDWEEALALLDAGRVLSPRRHESRYREFRDLPHHLQSCLHFCSLFPNNWMFHPDKLVRMWIAHGIIVVGDAHAHAPIDGRSMEEEEQVGRRYIRDLVSRSFFHLQPAKNGSRTMYLAIREHVHSMLLSVSASYFFRVTSSSLGRRIPPTVRHLSVAPVTVTDQDQGQGGCLDLDWLKKHPVLNKLRTLLVFDGRMSAMDGDILRQLEAVRVLDLTSTNITADFPKGIGKLKHLRYLGLPKSLKKLPEGVNKLLHLQALVSAEDKLQGSVELCADSGCRKPGHGLEALAHMNSLCGELSIKGLQAVSNREEAHRAHLERKEFLKVLKLEWEPSLQLQEPSESSHEQVLEGLKPPCKIEELHIRQYLGRTSPSWLESNLLSGLRYLYLRNCRNWQVLPTLSQLPHLKVICIKEMCSVQRIDHRLYGGDGVFKSLETLILDDMPNLVEWAAEATDEKFPHLQKISMLNCPKLEKLPRVPRTVRNMEIQKHPSCYLHLSPSSSSSSSISFTLDIRADAVHLLHEDFLHPDHIKAIGSIRIEHYTWSTEPNLNLLASVRSLSLTRCPVTDRSLSMCLHKLQSLERLEISDCPELHDFPDDAMPMMASLKSLEFNGCHPLLMKKLQGRTGAAWERIRSIQRLEIV; from the coding sequence ATGCCGATTGGAGCAATTTCGACGGTTGGGCCGGCGATTTCGCCGGGCATCAAGATCGCCGAAATCGCGGAATCCTTTGTGGCGAGGAAGTACAGACGCTTGAGAGATTACAGAAAGGACGTTGCACAGCTGGTGGCTGAAGTGGGGAAGATCGCAGTGGCCGTGGACACGGTGGAGCAACAGGAACCGTGCATGAGCGACCATCGGATCGTGGGGCAATTGAGTGAGCTGATGGACGCCATCCACGAGGCTGAGGACATCTTGGACGCCGTCGACTACAGAGACAGTATCTGGGCGAGGAAGCACAAGGTCAGGCAGGTTATCCATTCTATAATTGAACAAGCTAAGCGGATAGTCGGAATAGACGGCGCGTTGAACCGGCTGGACAAGTCGATGAATGACCTGTCACGGATCCAGCAGAGCCAACGGGATCTTGTCCAGCTGTCGAATTTCCGGTCAtcacaaggaggaggagatgggggtgCGTCCGCGTCGAGGCCAAGATCGGCGACGGGCCTATTGCCGGACGGCAAACTCTACGGTTACAAGGAGGAGTACGATCGGCTGGTGTCGGCCTTGCTGTACGATCCTCCCCGGCGGCCTggtggcaatggcaatggcggcggTCAAGTCGTggcggtcgtcggcgacggcggcgttggcAAGACTGCGCTTGCTCAGCACGCGCTGAGGCACGTGGACGTTCAAGCAAGGTTTGATCATGTGATCTGGGCGAGCGTCCCACACAAGTACAGGAACAAGGACCTCTTGGCTGAGATCTGGATGTCCGGACCGGGTGCTACTGCTACTGCGGCTACACACAGGTGCGCCGACCAGATGAGCTTTGGTGCCCTTCAGGCGGAGTTCGTCAGGCTGGTGTCACTGTCATCCCAGAGGTACCTGCTCGTCCTCGACGATGTCTGCAACGATGAGTCGGACGGCGACGATCATCAGCGGAGTAGGAAGGAATGGGAGGATGTCCTTGCCCCCTTCAAACAAGGGGAACGAGGGAACAGGATCCTGGTGACAACCCGTGCAAGCATCTGTTGCGCCACGCTCAACGCAGGCACCAGGATCCAGCTAAACGggatcgccgccgacgagctcttgCTTCTGCTCAAGAAGAGCGCGTTCGGCGACCACGACAAGAAGCATGCCCCACACCTGGACGAGGTTTTGACGAGCCTCGCGGAGAAGCTCAAGGACTGCCcatcagcagcagccgccgttGCTGCCAGGGTGAGGAACAAGGCCAGAAGGAAAGACTGGGAGGAAGCCTTGGCCCTCCTGGATGCAGGCCGCGTTCTCTCACCGCGTCGCCATGAATCCAGATACCGCGAATTCCGCGATCTGCCGCACCACCTCCAGAGCTGCTTGCACTTCTGCAGCTTGTTCCCCAACAACTGGATGTTTCATCCTGACAAGTTGGTCAGAATGTGGATAGCACATGgcatcatcgtcgtcggcgaTGCGCATGCGCATGCGCCGATTGATGGGAGAAgcatggaggaagaagaacaagtgGGAAGACGCTATATCAGGGACCTGGTGTCAAGATCCTTCTTCCATCTCCAACCTGCAAAGAATGGCAGCAGAACCATGTATCTCGCCATTCGTGAGCACGTCCATTCGATGCTGCTCTCCGTCTCCGCTAGCTATTTCTTCAGGGTTACTAGCAGTAGCTTGGGAAGAAGAATCCCTCCTACCGTTCGCCACCTGTCTGTAGCTCCTGTGACAGTGACAGATCAGGATCAGGGACAAGGTGGTTGCCTTGACCTGGACTGGCTCAAGAAACACCCCGTGCTGAACAAGTTGCGGACATTGTTGGTTTTCGATGGACGAATGAGCGCCATGGACGGCGACATACTCAGACAGCTGGAGGCCGTCAGGGTGCTGGACCTCACCTCCACAAACATCACCGCAGATTTCCCCAAAGGCATCGGTAAGCTGAAGCATCTGAGGTACCTAGGCCTTCCCAAATCGCTCAAGAAACTTCCTGAAGGAGTCAACAAGCTACTGCATCTCCAAGCACTGGTTTCAGCCGAGGACAAACTACAGGGATCAGTTGAGCTCTGCGCTGACAGTGGCTGCAGGAAGCCGGGGCATGGCCTGGAAGCGCTCGCACACATGAACTCTCTCTGCGGTGAACTGAGCATAAAGGGGCTCCAAGCTGTCTCCAACAGAGAGGAAGCACACAGGGCTCACCTTGAGAGGAAAGAGTTTCTCAAGGTCCTCAAGTTGGAGTGGGAGCCTTCATTACAACTACAAGAACCCTCAGAATCGTCACATGAGCAAGTTCTCGAGGGACTCAAGCCACCCTGCAAGATCGAAGAGTTGCACATCAGACAGTACCTGGGCAGAACATCGCCTAGTTGGTTGGAGAGCAATCTGCTGTCAGGTTTGAGATACCTGTATCTCAGAAACTGCAGGAATTGGCAGGTCCTGCCGACCCTGAGCCAGCTACCTCATCTCAAGGTTATCTGTATCAAAGAGATGTGCTCTGTCCAGCGGATTGACCATAGGCTttacggcggcgacggcgtttTCAAGTCACTGGAGACACTTATCCTGGATGATATGCCAAATTTGGTCGAGTGGGCGGCTGAAGCAACTGACGAAAAATTCCCTCATCTTCAGAAGATATCCATGTTGAACTGCCCCAAACTGGAGAAGCTACCCCGGGTGCCACGCACCGTCAGGAACATGGAGATACAAAAACACCCTTCTTGTTACCTCCATCTTTCACcttcatcatcgtcatcgtcatcgatTTCTTTTACCTTGGATATCCGTGCGGATGCTGTCCATCTGCTGCATGAAGATTTCCTGCATCCGGATCACATAAAGGCAATCGGTTCAATCAGAATCGAGCACTACACATGGTCGACTGAGCCAAACCTCAACCTCCTTGCTTCTGTTAGGAGCCTGTCGTTAACCCGATGTCCGGTGACAGACAGGAGTTTGAGCATGTGCCTGCATAAACTGCAGTCCCTCGAGAGACTAGAGATATCTGATTGCCCTGAACTTCATGACTTCCCCGATGATGCCATGCCTATGATGGCATCCTTGAAATCCCTCGAGTTTAACGGATGCCATCCTCTTCTTATGAAGAAGCTACAAGGCAGGACTGGCGCTGCCTGGGAAAGGATTCGCTCCATCCAGCGACTAGAAATCGTTTAA